In the genome of Nitrospirota bacterium, one region contains:
- the hflX gene encoding GTPase HflX, producing MSNLFGNTAGLKADQLRRLKNIYRRRIPPSEVITGELARYITSLSFEIRKQIGMIIDRQGQIRCVIIGDQKEIVIPDISEFALGRRNIRGVRCVHTHLKDEALSQDDLTDLALLRLDLMAAVGVGGDGLPAHIYMANLIPPNPAGKTYRVHEKTQFQQLDLNLSDFLSILDEELSVGAEVKEVEKGDRAVIVSVSLKSKSEQEDSLEELKELARTAGVTVIGSVIQRPKLIHPKYLMGEGKIKELLIKSLQGGANLIILDQNLSPTQVKSIADITDIRVIDRTQLILDIFARRAHSRDGKVQVELAQLKYLLPRLIGTGKAMSRLMGGVGGRGPGEMKLEVDRRRIRDRITHLERELEHLSRARQQRKEKRVQSHLPIISIVGYTNAGKSTLLNSLTKSNVKTEDLLFATLDTSSRRLRFPKEREVIITDTVGFIRELPEDLLGAFRATLDELRDARLLLHVVDISNPRFDQQMESVDQILRELGLDNIPRLVVFNKQDKAEPDEVKMICQRFNAIAISAINPETLLLLLAVMEEMIWREPGAHKGK from the coding sequence ATTTCCAATCTTTTCGGTAATACTGCAGGATTAAAGGCGGACCAGCTCAGGAGGTTAAAGAATATCTACCGCCGAAGGATTCCGCCGTCTGAGGTAATTACAGGTGAGCTTGCACGATATATTACTTCCCTTTCTTTTGAGATTAGGAAACAGATAGGGATGATCATAGACAGGCAGGGACAGATACGATGTGTTATCATCGGTGACCAGAAAGAGATTGTTATACCTGATATTTCTGAATTTGCCCTCGGAAGGAGGAATATCAGGGGCGTCAGGTGTGTTCATACACATCTGAAAGATGAGGCCCTTTCACAGGATGACCTTACAGACCTTGCTTTGCTCAGGCTTGATCTTATGGCAGCAGTCGGTGTAGGAGGTGACGGCCTTCCTGCCCATATTTATATGGCAAACCTTATTCCTCCAAATCCCGCCGGCAAGACATACAGGGTACATGAGAAAACACAGTTTCAACAGCTTGACCTGAACTTATCTGATTTTCTGAGTATTCTTGATGAAGAACTTTCCGTCGGCGCTGAGGTAAAAGAGGTTGAAAAGGGGGACAGGGCTGTAATTGTAAGTGTTTCGCTAAAGAGCAAGTCAGAGCAGGAGGATTCACTTGAGGAGCTGAAGGAGCTTGCAAGGACTGCAGGGGTCACTGTAATTGGCTCTGTTATACAAAGACCAAAGCTGATTCACCCAAAATACCTTATGGGTGAGGGTAAGATAAAAGAGCTTTTAATTAAGTCATTACAGGGCGGGGCAAATCTTATTATACTTGATCAGAATCTCTCCCCAACACAGGTTAAATCAATAGCAGATATAACGGACATAAGGGTAATTGACAGGACACAGCTTATCCTCGACATATTTGCAAGACGGGCACACAGCAGGGATGGTAAGGTACAGGTTGAGCTTGCACAATTAAAATATCTCCTTCCAAGGCTTATCGGTACAGGCAAGGCCATGTCGCGGTTGATGGGCGGTGTAGGCGGCAGAGGGCCGGGTGAGATGAAACTGGAGGTTGACAGAAGACGGATAAGGGACAGGATAACACATCTGGAAAGGGAACTTGAGCATCTCAGCAGGGCAAGACAGCAGCGGAAAGAGAAGAGGGTTCAAAGCCATTTACCTATCATCTCTATTGTAGGCTATACAAATGCAGGTAAGTCAACATTGCTTAACTCCCTGACAAAGAGTAATGTAAAAACAGAAGACCTGTTATTTGCTACACTGGATACTTCATCAAGAAGGCTAAGATTCCCAAAAGAACGTGAGGTTATAATAACCGATACAGTCGGGTTTATAAGAGAACTGCCGGAGGATCTACTTGGCGCCTTCAGGGCTACGCTGGATGAGCTGAGGGACGCCCGCTTATTACTTCATGTTGTGGACATCAGCAACCCCCGTTTTGATCAGCAGATGGAGTCAGTAGACCAGATACTCAGGGAGTTAGGACTTGATAATATACCAAGACTTGTTGTATTTAATAAGCAGGATAAGGCAGAACCGGATGAGGTAAAGATGATTTGTCAGAGATTTAATGCCATTGCAATCTCTGCAATAAATCCTGAGACACTTTTGCTGTTACTGGCAGTGATGGAGGAGATGATATGGAGAGAACCGGGGGCTCACAAAGGTAAATGA
- a CDS encoding TlpA family protein disulfide reductase, which translates to MQNIFPVRKTMKYITDRKTCLTIILTIAFSIGLGFYNNRTSIADSRGYAAYLGIQEFPRPVEAKDFTLKDIANKKINLKSYRGKVVMLNFWATWCGPCRMEMPSMERLHQQFKDKAFVIISVASGDSREEVSSFMKEYRLTFPALLDDDYEVSDEYKVWAVPTTYFINTKGEIIGKAQGGRDWSTRAATQYISSIF; encoded by the coding sequence TTGCAGAATATATTTCCGGTTAGAAAAACCATGAAGTACATCACAGATAGAAAAACCTGTTTAACCATAATATTAACAATTGCCTTCAGTATCGGTTTAGGATTTTATAATAACCGAACATCTATCGCAGACAGCAGAGGTTATGCTGCTTATCTTGGAATACAGGAATTTCCCCGTCCTGTTGAGGCAAAGGATTTTACGTTAAAGGACATCGCCAATAAAAAGATAAATCTGAAAAGCTACAGGGGAAAGGTTGTTATGCTCAATTTCTGGGCAACATGGTGTGGCCCATGCCGGATGGAAATGCCTTCTATGGAGAGATTACACCAGCAGTTTAAAGATAAGGCATTTGTAATTATTTCTGTTGCCTCCGGTGATTCAAGAGAGGAAGTCAGTTCATTTATGAAAGAATACCGCCTGACATTTCCTGCTCTACTTGATGATGATTATGAGGTCTCCGATGAGTATAAAGTTTGGGCAGTTCCAACTACCTATTTTATTAATACAAAAGGGGAGATTATAGGAAAGGCCCAGGGTGGCAGAGACTGGAGCACAAGAGCCGCAACTCAGTATATTTCATCTATATTTTAG
- a CDS encoding periplasmic heavy metal sensor produces MKKRQLLSLVFLSVLILFSGKLAIAMGDMHEAHTSKPMYDAGDMGDMTDDDWCKNDPAHAMMHKMGKHMMNKDMNPWDMIKEKLNLSDEENEKLGKIFYEYRKEMLRKRAEIEIAEMDLQWLLRMKSTDAKTIKDTLKNLESLRTAVNTYRVDQLLKTRDFLSNEQYEILANYLLGWMDHHGNKRGDHDCCMHDMKGCR; encoded by the coding sequence ATGAAGAAAAGGCAACTTTTATCTTTAGTATTTTTATCTGTTCTAATCCTGTTTAGCGGGAAACTTGCAATAGCAATGGGTGATATGCATGAAGCCCATACGTCCAAACCCATGTATGACGCTGGAGACATGGGTGACATGACGGATGATGACTGGTGTAAGAATGACCCTGCCCATGCGATGATGCATAAGATGGGTAAACACATGATGAACAAGGATATGAACCCATGGGATATGATCAAAGAAAAGCTGAATCTTTCAGATGAGGAAAATGAGAAACTCGGAAAGATTTTCTATGAATACCGGAAAGAGATGCTGAGGAAAAGGGCTGAGATAGAGATTGCTGAAATGGACCTTCAATGGTTATTGAGGATGAAATCAACTGATGCTAAAACAATAAAAGATACGCTCAAGAATTTGGAGTCCCTTAGAACCGCCGTAAATACCTACAGGGTTGACCAATTGTTAAAAACAAGGGACTTTCTCTCAAATGAACAGTATGAGATTCTGGCAAACTATCTCCTCGGCTGGATGGACCATCATGGTAATAAAAGAGGAGACCATGACTGCTGTATGCATGACATGAAAGGATGCAGGTAA